Proteins encoded together in one Vigna angularis cultivar LongXiaoDou No.4 chromosome 5, ASM1680809v1, whole genome shotgun sequence window:
- the LOC108319131 gene encoding uncharacterized protein LOC108319131 encodes MAFYTDNDPVICRAFSLSLKDEALEWYHTLPQNSVDCFATVEALFRKQYATNRRPEMTPAELLNTKQEKDETLKAFMQRYNETARRVKDVNHTFIISNLPSCLRPGYFAEQLYVDPPKSMEELQATIAKFIRIEDLKNSKKKQQHESPNNSSKKDIKWSSNDYKTDRPRRKESGWTPKYDYYTSLSAPRAKVLEEALHAEFLTVQRKTTPKNADGSKACRLHLNHGHDTEEYNMVKDELKRLIRAGYLQKYIKERTSTRAATPSRKETSQRSPE; translated from the coding sequence ATGGCGTTCTACACGGATAACGATCCCGTTATTTGCAGAGCTTTTTCGTTGTCCCTGAAAGATGAGGCACTCGAGTGGTACCACACTCTTCCTCAAAATTCGGTAGACTGCTTCGCCACCGTAGAAGCTCTCTTTCGAAAACAGTATGCTACCAACAGAAGACCGGAGATGACTCCTGCTGAGCTATTAAACACCAAGCAGGAGAAAGATGAGACCCTGAAGGCTTTCATGCAAAGATACAACGAGACGGCCAGACGTGTAAAGGACGTGAACCACACATTTATAATCAGCAATCTACCCTCGTGTTTACGACCGGGATATTTCGCGGAACAACTGTATGTAGATCCTCCAAAGTCTATGGAGGAACTCCAAGCAACGATCGCGAAATTCATTCGCATTGAGGACCTCAAGAACTCCAAGAAAAAGCAACAACATGAAAGTCCGAACAATAGTAGCAAAAAAGACATAAAATGGTCGTCCAACGACTATAAAACTGATCGACCCCGTCGAAAAGAGTCGGGGTGGACACCCAAATACGATTATTATACATCCCTCAGCGCACCCAGGGCGAAGGTGCTCGAAGAGGCACTACACGCAGAATTCCTCACCGTTCAACGGAAGACTACTCCAAAGAATGCTGATGGCAGTAAAGCGTGTCGACTTCATCTGAACCATGGTCATGATACAGAAGAATATAACATGGTGAAAGATGAGTTAAAAAGACTCATCCGCGCGGGATATCTCCAAAAATACATAAAGGAGAGAACATCCACCAGAGCGGCAACTCCCAGCCGGAAGGAAACCTCCCAGCGAAGTCCCGAATGA